From the genome of Aricia agestis chromosome 9, ilAriAges1.1, whole genome shotgun sequence, one region includes:
- the LOC121730221 gene encoding probable peroxisomal acyl-coenzyme A oxidase 1 isoform X1: protein MSENTTNKQICEQLKKERAKCKDVNEDLKKERASCDFTMEEVTNILDGGKEQTVRRRKLENLALNSGASIDKIPDECLDLRAKYENAVRKSCDYYNIVKDELAAMSGIESYGSQIIRRTVDGFFKDISPFYLHVGMFVTTVMGQCTPEQQARWLPKALTMQVLGAYGQTELGHGTNIRGLETTATYDPETEEFIMNTPTLTSYKWWAGTLGKTANHCVVLAQLWTQGKCHGIYPFIVQIRDLDTHQPLPGVHVGDVGPRMGYTTADNGFLGMKNVRIPRENMPMKNAQVLKDGTFVKKDRHGKLTYGTMVFVRVTLVSDAAFYVAKAATIAVRYSAVRRQCQAKENEPELQILDYRTQQHKLFICIATAHALQLAARWLWKTFTDVLADLREGNVEKLPELHALSSCLKSVSTSDASTCVEQCRYACGGHGYMMSSNLPYIYGHAVAIRTYEGDYTVLLLQGARYLVKAWEQMEAGNRLTPTVAYLSNAVSNQQAKWENTPEGIIRAFQAVAAAKIQFCVQSIRDLMKSGKCYEDAWQLTTLQLVEAAEVHCRAVMLDTYWKENLRLTASCSDNVKRVLRQLTSLYIIYWALDRAGDLLRYTCLSEKNVNILERQYEELLAALRPNAVGLVDAFDIRDEILNSSLGAYDGHVYIRLMEEAMKSPLNVQEVDPSFHKYIRPLAKGKL from the exons agaacTTAGCATTAAACAGTGGAGCGTCCATAGACAAGATTCCCGATGAATGCCTGGACTTGCGGGCGAAATACGAGAACGCGGTGCGGAAATCGTGCGACTACTACAACATTGTAAAAGATGAGCTGGCAGCTATGAGTGGGATTGAATCTTATGG ATCCCAAATAATCCGCCGTACAGTAGACGGGTTCTTCAAGGACATATCTCCGTTCTACCTGCACGTGGGGATGTTCGTGACGACGGTGATGGGGCAGTGCACCCCGGAGCAGCAGGCGCGCTGGCTGCCGAAGGCGCTGACCATGCAAGTGCTGGGGGCTTATGGACAG ACGGAGTTGGGTCACGGCACCAACATCCGTGGTCTGGAGACGACGGCGACGTACGACCCGGAAACCGAGGAGTTCATCATGAACACGCCCACGCTCACCTCCTACAAGTGGTGGGCGGGCACTC TGGGCAAAACCGCCAACCACTGCGTGGTACTAGCTCAGTTGTGGACCCAGGGCAAATGCCACGGCATCTATCCCTTCATAGTCCAGATCCGAGACCTGGACACCCATCAGCCCCTCCCCGGGGTGCACGTGGGGGACGTGGGTCCCCGCATGGGTTACACCACAGCTGATAACGGGTTCCTGGGTATGAAGAATGTGAGAATACCCAGGGAGAATATGCCGATGAAGAACGCCCAAGTACTTAAG GACGGTACATTCGTGAAGAAAGACCGTCACGGCAAACTCACATACGGGACGATGGTGTTCGTGCGAGTGACTCTGGTCAGTGACGCGGCGTTCTACGTCGCTAAGGCCGCTACTATAGCTGTGAGATACTCTGCCGTGAGACGACAGTGCCAGGCTAAGGAGAA TGAACCCGAGCTCCAAATCCTGGACTACCGGACGCAGCAGCACAAGCTGTTCATCTGTATCGCGACAGCTCACGCGCTGCAGCTCGCAGCGAGATGGCTGTGGAAGACATTCACTGATGTGCTGGCTGATCTCAGAGAGGGAAATGTAGAGAAATTACCTGAG TTACACGCGCTATCCAGCTGCCTCAAATCCGTCAGCACCTCCGACGCCTCCACCTGCGTGGAACAATGTCGGTACGCGTGCGGCGGGCACGGGTATATGATGTCCTCAAACCTGCCCTACATATACGGCCACGCGGTCGCCATACGGACCTACGAGGGGGACTATACGGTGCTGCTGCTGCAAGGTGCCAG GTATTTAGTGAAAGCCTGGGAGCAGATGGAAGCTGGTAACCGTCTCACGCCGACAGTAGCATACCTGAGCAACGCCGTGAGCAACCAGCAGGCGAAGTGGGAGAACACGCCGGAGGGAATCATCAGAGCTTTCCAGGCTGTTGCTGCTGC gaaaATCCAGTTTTGCGTGCAAAGCATTCGCGATCTTATGAAGTCCGGCAAATGTTACGAAGACGCCTGGCAGCTGACGACCCTGCAGTTGGTAGAGGCGGCAGAG GTCCATTGTCGTGCCGTGATGCTAGACACATACTGGAAGGAGAATCTCCGACTGACTGCGAGCTGTAGCGACAACGTCAAGAGGGTTCTACGCCAGTTGACTAGTCTGTACATTATATACTGGGCACTGGACAGAGCGGGCGATTTGTTGAGG taCACATGTTTATCGGAAAAGAACGTCAATATACTGGAGAGGCAATACGAGGAACTACTGGCGGCGCTCAGACCAAACGCCGTGGGACTCGTAGATGCTTTCGACATCAGGGATGAG ATCCTCAACTCGAGTCTGGGCGCGTACGACGGCCACGTGTACATCCGCCTGATGGAGGAGGCGATGAAGAGTCCGCTCAACGTGCAGGAGGTGGATCCCAGCTTCCACAAGTACATACGACCGCTGGCTAAGGGGAAACTGTGA
- the LOC121730221 gene encoding probable peroxisomal acyl-coenzyme A oxidase 1 isoform X2, translated as MQVLGAYGQTELGHGTNIRGLETTATYDPETEEFIMNTPTLTSYKWWAGTLGKTANHCVVLAQLWTQGKCHGIYPFIVQIRDLDTHQPLPGVHVGDVGPRMGYTTADNGFLGMKNVRIPRENMPMKNAQVLKDGTFVKKDRHGKLTYGTMVFVRVTLVSDAAFYVAKAATIAVRYSAVRRQCQAKENEPELQILDYRTQQHKLFICIATAHALQLAARWLWKTFTDVLADLREGNVEKLPELHALSSCLKSVSTSDASTCVEQCRYACGGHGYMMSSNLPYIYGHAVAIRTYEGDYTVLLLQGARYLVKAWEQMEAGNRLTPTVAYLSNAVSNQQAKWENTPEGIIRAFQAVAAAKIQFCVQSIRDLMKSGKCYEDAWQLTTLQLVEAAEVHCRAVMLDTYWKENLRLTASCSDNVKRVLRQLTSLYIIYWALDRAGDLLRYTCLSEKNVNILERQYEELLAALRPNAVGLVDAFDIRDEILNSSLGAYDGHVYIRLMEEAMKSPLNVQEVDPSFHKYIRPLAKGKL; from the exons ATGCAAGTGTTGGGGGCTTATGGACAG ACGGAGTTGGGTCACGGCACCAACATCCGTGGTCTGGAGACGACGGCGACGTACGACCCGGAAACCGAGGAGTTCATCATGAACACGCCCACGCTCACCTCCTACAAGTGGTGGGCGGGCACTC TGGGCAAAACCGCCAACCACTGCGTGGTACTAGCTCAGTTGTGGACCCAGGGCAAATGCCACGGCATCTATCCCTTCATAGTCCAGATCCGAGACCTGGACACCCATCAGCCCCTCCCCGGGGTGCACGTGGGGGACGTGGGTCCCCGCATGGGTTACACCACAGCTGATAACGGGTTCCTGGGTATGAAGAATGTGAGAATACCCAGGGAGAATATGCCGATGAAGAACGCCCAAGTACTTAAG GACGGTACATTCGTGAAGAAAGACCGTCACGGCAAACTCACATACGGGACGATGGTGTTCGTGCGAGTGACTCTGGTCAGTGACGCGGCGTTCTACGTCGCTAAGGCCGCTACTATAGCTGTGAGATACTCTGCCGTGAGACGACAGTGCCAGGCTAAGGAGAA TGAACCCGAGCTCCAAATCCTGGACTACCGGACGCAGCAGCACAAGCTGTTCATCTGTATCGCGACAGCTCACGCGCTGCAGCTCGCAGCGAGATGGCTGTGGAAGACATTCACTGATGTGCTGGCTGATCTCAGAGAGGGAAATGTAGAGAAATTACCTGAG TTACACGCGCTATCCAGCTGCCTCAAATCCGTCAGCACCTCCGACGCCTCCACCTGCGTGGAACAATGTCGGTACGCGTGCGGCGGGCACGGGTATATGATGTCCTCAAACCTGCCCTACATATACGGCCACGCGGTCGCCATACGGACCTACGAGGGGGACTATACGGTGCTGCTGCTGCAAGGTGCCAG GTATTTAGTGAAAGCCTGGGAGCAGATGGAAGCTGGTAACCGTCTCACGCCGACAGTAGCATACCTGAGCAACGCCGTGAGCAACCAGCAGGCGAAGTGGGAGAACACGCCGGAGGGAATCATCAGAGCTTTCCAGGCTGTTGCTGCTGC gaaaATCCAGTTTTGCGTGCAAAGCATTCGCGATCTTATGAAGTCCGGCAAATGTTACGAAGACGCCTGGCAGCTGACGACCCTGCAGTTGGTAGAGGCGGCAGAG GTCCATTGTCGTGCCGTGATGCTAGACACATACTGGAAGGAGAATCTCCGACTGACTGCGAGCTGTAGCGACAACGTCAAGAGGGTTCTACGCCAGTTGACTAGTCTGTACATTATATACTGGGCACTGGACAGAGCGGGCGATTTGTTGAGG taCACATGTTTATCGGAAAAGAACGTCAATATACTGGAGAGGCAATACGAGGAACTACTGGCGGCGCTCAGACCAAACGCCGTGGGACTCGTAGATGCTTTCGACATCAGGGATGAG ATCCTCAACTCGAGTCTGGGCGCGTACGACGGCCACGTGTACATCCGCCTGATGGAGGAGGCGATGAAGAGTCCGCTCAACGTGCAGGAGGTGGATCCCAGCTTCCACAAGTACATACGACCGCTGGCTAAGGGGAAACTGTGA